The genomic segment TCAGAGGTCCGGGAAACGGGTGGCGGGGTGATGGGGGCGCGCCGAGCCGGACCGCGAGTCGGGCTGAGGAACGAGGTCCTCAGTGCTCCAGCTCGACGCCGGGTGCTCGTCGCCGCATCACGCGCATTCGCCTGTGTCCTCTGGATCAGAAGTGCAAAGGGGCGCCCCTAGGGACGCCCCTCCACTGTAGTGGCCCGGTTGGGTCACGTGCTGCCGATTAGGGGCAGGTGGTGCATCAGGCACGGCCCGATGCTGGCGGGCTCGGGCAGGAGGTGATCGGCCCCGGCGGCGCGCAGGGCTGCGGGAGGGTGCCAGCCCCAGACTGCGCCGAGCGCGACGACTCCGGCGGCGCGGGCCGCGGTCATGTCGGTGGGGCTGTCCCCGACGTACACCGCGCGTTCCGGTGGGACGTCCAGTTTGCTCAGGGCGGCGTGCAGTCCGTCCGGGGCCGGTTTGGGCCGGGTGTCCTGGCGGGTGATGACGACGTCCAGCAGTTCGGCCACCGTCGGCGGCAGCAGCCACCGCAGGCGGTCGGGGTCTTGGAGGGTGACCGCGCCGGTGGCCGTGCCCTGCGTGCGCAGGGCCAGCAGGCCGGAAAGCACGCAGGGGAACGGCTTGACGGGGTTGGCCGACATGGCGCCGTCCCACCAGCGGTCGCAGGCGTCGTCGGGGTCGGCGACGTCCAGGAGCGCCAGGACCTCGATGCGGGGGCGGCGCAGCGCGCCGGGTGGAAGGTCGCCCGGGGTCACGCGGCGTCCGAGAGCGCAGGTGGCGACCGCCGCGAGGGTGGAGCGCACCGCGTTGGCGCTGTCCAGCAGCACCCCGTCCAGGTCGAACAGTGCTGCTTGGCGGGTGTCCGTCACCGGGCACCGTCCGGGTCTCGGACCAGGGCGCGCAGGACCAGGTGGTGGTCGGCGAGCAGGGCGGTGGCGCCCGCGTCCCGGTCCAGGACGCACACGGCCGTGCCGACCAGCGCGCCGCCGATGCGCAGCAGGCGGGCGCTGCGCAGGAGGCTGGTGCCGCTGCGGGCGGTGTCGTCCAGCAGGACGGTCCGCCGGCCTGCCAGGTCGGCGCCCTCGATCTGCTGCCACGTGCCGTGGTCCTTCGGTGCCGGGCGCAGGAAGGCGGCGGGCAGACCGGTGTGCAGGGATACCGCCGTGACCAGCGGGACCCCGGCCAGCGCCGGACCTGCCAGGGCCTCGGTGCCGGCGGGCAGCAGTTCCGCGAGCGCGGCCGCGGTCTCCGTCAGCAGCTGAGGGTCGCCGGCCAGCCGGTAGGGGTCGAAGTAGTTGTCGAGCGTGCCGCCGTCGGGGAGCCGGTAGGGGCCTGGCCGGTAGGCGACGGTGGCGATCTTCTCCGCGAACGGGGCGGTGGCAGGCGGGTTCATGAGGCGCACCGCCCGGCGGCGAGGGCCTTGAGGTCGGCGGTGAGCGCTTCGGCGTCGGGGAGCTCTCGCAGGAAGCCCAGGGGGCGGGTGGGGCTCTCGGTCAGCCATCCTTGGGCCCGCAGGAACGTGCTCAGGCGGCACGCGGTGGGGCCGAGCAGCCGTACGGGCAGGGAGCGGATGGTGGTGGCGTAGTACAGGGCGGCGGTGAGTTCGTGCAGCGTGCCCACGCCTCCGCCCATCGCGACGACCAGGTCCGCGTCGTCGAGGTAGGCGTGCAGCCGGTCCCCCATGGTCGGGGAGTACACGGTGGTGGTGACGAACGGGTTAAGGGCTCCCCAGTCGGGCCGGTCGGCCAGCGTGATCGCGGTGACCGGCACGTGGTGGGGTGCGGCGCCGCGCGCGGCGGCCTCCATCAGTCCGTTGTAGCCGCCGTGCCGCAGGGCGTACCCGGCTTGGGCCAGTGCGGCGCCGGCCGCCTGTGCTAACGGTTCCTCGCCGTCCGGCGGGACGACCCCGGCGAACAGGGCCACGGTCAGGTCCGGGGCGTGGTCGGTGCGGGTCATGCCAGTCCTTCCTCGTGGTGCTGGTAGGCGCGGTACGCGGTGATCTCGTTGGCCAGCGCGTCGGTGGCGTGCGGGGCGATCCGCTGCGCGAGGCGCACGATGCGGTCCAGGGCGTCGTCGGCCTGCGCCACGGTGGGGACCGGCGGGCTGGTCAGCGCCTCGGTCAGCTCGGTCAGGCACTCCCGGCCGGTGGCGGTCCGGCCCACTTCGTCGGGCAGGTGGTACCAGCCGTGGTGCCGGGAGTGCGGGACCAGCGCGGTGCGGATCACGTCTCGGCAGGTGGCGTTCAGGTCGTGCAGGAGGCCGTAGGCGATGTACTGCTGGCCCCTGGCCAGGCGCTTGCGGAGCATCGCGTGCAGCACCATCGCCTGGACCAGCAGATGGCCGCAGTCCACGGGGGCCTCCGCGGCCCGGGCGAGTTCCTGCGCCGTGCGCTGCTGGGTGTCGGCGTCGGCAGTGTCGTCGGCGCCGGGGCCCTGCCACAGCAGGCGGGGGCCGATCCTGCGGCGCAGCGCCCCGACCGCGCTGGTCGGGCACAGGTACAGATCCAGTTGCAGCAGGTGGCCGTCGTTGGGCAGCAGGTAGACGAACCCGGCGCCGCCCAGGTTGCCGACGATGGTGTCCCGCCAGCCGGGCAGCAGGGTGCCGAAGGTGGTGGACATCAGCGCGTCCAGACTGTCCATCAGGGCGGGCAGCCGGTCGTCGCGGACGGCGACGACCAGGTCGACGTCGGATAACCGGTCCGCAGTACCGGCGGCGAGCGACCCGCGCACCAGCAGGTGCGTCACGGCCGTGGTGGCCGACAGGGCCTGGACCAGGTCGCCCAGGACGGCCAGCTGCGCCGGCCGGTGGGCGTGAGCCAGCTCCTCCAGCGGTGTCAGCCCGGCGGGCGGAAGAACGGCGGTGGGCATGCGGTGTCCTCTCGGGTGAAGGGATCGGGGCCGGGGTCAGGGGCGGGCGAGCAGGTGCGCTTTCGCCGCCCGCCACCGGCTCACGTCGGCGTCCGCGCGGCGGCCCGCGTGGAGTTCGGCGATCAGGTCGTACGCGCCGCCCTCCGGCAGGGCGTAGGTGTAGAAGGCGCGCAGCAGTGTCTGTTCGGCCGCGCCGGTGAAGCCGAGCTCCGCGAGCTGTCCGGCCTGCGCCAGGAGCCCGGCCCGGTCGGCCTCGGTCATCTCCGGCAGGTCGGCGGTGTCACCGTCGCGCAGGTGTTGGCGGGTGGCGAGGGCGTGGTAGGCGTCGTCTGCGTACACGTCGGCGATCAGGTGGAGCCGGTCCGGTCCCGTGGTGTTGCACACGCCGTGTGCCTGGGAGGGCGTCAGCCGCCACAGGGAGCCGGCCGCCATGTGGACCCGGGCCCCGGCGGTGACCAGGACGGCGGAGGGGTTGGTGACGAGCGGGATGTGCAGGCGGTGGCGGCCGGTGTCGCGCAGTTCGGCGTAGTCGCGGTGCTCCCACAGGTAGGAGTGCGGCTCCAGGCGGGCCAGGCGCACGTACATGAAGTCCAGCCCCAACGAGTCGAGGAACCGCGCGGTCGCGGGCATGGCCTCCAGTAAGGAGGTGGGGCGTGGTCGTCCGTCGCCGATGACGACGTCGTGCGGGTCACCGGAGTGGTTCAGCAGCGACGTGGTCCACCAGCCGCCGGACTGGTACTCGCCGTACGCGACGACGCCGCGTGTCGGCGCCCCGAGCGCCTCAGCCCGCATCTGTTCGACCGTGGATTCCTCCAGGTCGACCAGCCGGGCAACCTGATCGAGCACCTCTGCCCGCATGGGGCCGGTCTGTGCCGCCGTGACGGCTGCGGGGAGTGTGGTCGCCATCGGGTCCTCCTGACACGTCGTCGGATCGCGGCCCTGGCGGGCAGCCGTGCAAGGACACCGCAGGCGCCAACTGCCGCACAGAGCGGTGGCGTTGCCGCCTGTTGCGGGTGGTTGCCGCCGGTTGCCGTTCGCCTCGGGCGGCCTTCCCCCGCCCGCCGGGAGCCGGAAGACTGGTGTCGCCCGCGCCCGCGAAAGGGATGGGTCCGTGACCACTGACGCCGCCGAACGCCACCCGCTGGCCTACCTGCTGGCCGTGCGCGGGACGAACGCTGAGGCGTACCTGCTCCGTGTTGCCGAGCAGCACCAGCGCATGGGGTACGGGCAGATGGCGTACCGCAAGGAGAAGGCGTCCCGGTGGATCGCGGGCCTCTACGCGCCCAGCTACCACACCCAGCTCGCCATGGCCGCGCTCGAAGGCATCCCGCCCGAGGCGATCCACGCCCACGGCTGGCCGGGCTGGCTGCTGCTGGCCGTGCCGGACCACACCCTCTTCACCCTCCCGTGGACGACCACGGGGGCGGTGCAGGCACTGGAGATCACAGGAGGTCCGGTGGACCGCAGGAAGTTTCTGATCACCACATCCGCCACCCTGGGCGCCACCGTGGCGCAATGGTCCGCCGCCGCACCGGCGGGAGCCGCCCCCACTGCGGGCAGCCGGATCGGCACGGACGTCCCCGACCACTTCGAGCGGCGCCTTGAGAGCCTGCGCCGGCTCGATGACACCGTCGGCTCCGGCGACGTCTACGACGCGGCCCGCACCGAACTCCGCATGATCAGGGCCACCCTCAAGAGCGCGTCCTTCGGCGAAGGCGTGGAGCGCCGCTTGTTCGCCGCGGCGGCCGAAGCGTCCCGCAGCGCGGGCTGGACGGCCTACGACAGCGGGAAAGCCGCCGCCGCCGAACGCCACTACTCCACCGCCCTGCGGGCCGCAGCCAGCGCGGACGATCACGTGGTCGCGGCGAACACCCTCGCCTTCTGGGCCATCCAGCACTACTCCACCGGCGACCCACACGGCGCGGTCGACCTCGTCGAAGCCGCCCTGTCCCAGGCCCCAAGGACTGGCTCAGCCCGCCTGATCTCCATGCTCCACGCCCGCGCCTGCCGGGCCCACGCGCACGCCGGTGACGCCCGGGCCGCCGACCGGTCCGCCAACGCCGCCCTGGACGCCTACGAACACGCAGGCCCCATCGAGGACGACCTCCCGTGCGTGTACTGGTACAACCTCGGTGAGGCCCACCAGCTCATCGGGAGCTCCGCCCTCAACCTGGGCAACCCCAAGCGGGCCGTCGTCCACTTCCTGGAAGCCTCCGCCGTTCACACCCGCCAGGAGGCGTACAACGGCGACGCCTTCCCCCGCGGCCACGCCATCTACCTGGCCCGGCTCGCCGAAGCCCACCTCAGCCTGGGCGACGTCGACGCCGCCGTGGCCACCGCGCACGACGCCGTCGACCGGATGGGAGGCGTCACCTCCGCGCGCGGCACCAGCACGCTGGAAGACCTGCGCAGGAAACTCGCCCGCCGCCGTGGCATCCCCGCCGTCGCCGACTTCCTGGACTACACCGACACCGAGTGAGCACTTACGGCTCTCAGCGCGGAGTCCGACCATGGAGACGATCCAGAAGGCGCCCTTCCGGAAGGGGGCGTCTATAACGGTCGTCGGCCCCAAGGGGAACGCGATCATTGCTGGATCCGTTGGAGGAGAAGTCGACGGCCCGTGCGTCGGGCGCGCAGTTGAACAGGGGGCGGGATGCACGACTGTGATCAAGTCGCGGAGTACCTGTTCGAGCGGGACGACTTCATCATCGGCTCTGGCAAGCCCGGAGATATGCCTGGTGGCGCTATCCCGCCAGCTGATGTGCTGGTCGCGATCACGCTCGCGCCGTTCGTCACCGCGGTGGTGGCGTCCCTGGGCACGGGCCTGGGCCAGCGGATCGAAGGAGCGGCCGTGCGCATCCTGCGACACGTACCACGGTCCGCGATCCTCCGCCGGTCACCGCGGTTGCTTCGGGCACAGGTGGAGGCCGGCGATGCCGTGGCAGAGGAGGAGACGGGTGATTCGGCCCCCTCCACTCTCACTGTCACGACCGAAGGGGGAACGCGGATCCATCTGTCCACCCGAACTCCGGTTGACGCCCTGACACTGCTTCCTGACGTCGACTTCACGGACGTGGAGGAACTCGGCGATGTACCCGCGACTGTCAGGTGGCTCCCCGGCTGGCCCTCCGACAGGTGGCATGCCGTCAGCATCAAGGATGGGCACATCGTCGATGTGGAATGGGATCCCGAAACGCGGCGGTGGGTCACAGTCCGGTTCTAGGCTCGCAGTGGTCTGCCAGGTTGTGACTGTCGCCTCTGGGCATACTGCGCGAGTGGTCCGTCCGCTGACGCCGACACATCGGGCAGAGCTCCTCCGTCTGCTGCCATTTCTCATCAGCATTTCTGAGCGCCTGGGTGACGAAACGGTTCTAGGGCTGGGCGACATGCGCTCTCCGTTCTCGCCTACGTAGCCACACCACCGACGGCCACCGCACCCGCTCACGCGCCATGCCGGTACTTTTACCCTTCCGCACGGCCGCCGGGCCCGGAACGCGGAGGGACCTCTCCCCTCGGCTGTCGCGTGGGAAGAGGTGTCGTCGTCCGGGATGGGCTTGCCCGCCGGGGTTGACCAGGGAGAACGCGCGGTGCCCGGCGTAGGAGTTGCCAACCCTCGGTCCAACCTTCGGTCCCCCGCTGAAAGCAACCGTCCAGCCAACGGTTCAGCCTCCGCTCGGTGCAACCGTCTCCGGGGCGGGCGCGGCCTCCAGCCGATCCAAGCGTCCGTAGGGCGCGAACTGTCCAGTCCCGCCGTGATACTCCGGGGCAAGCCCCCGTTGCGGAAAGCTTGCCCGCGCGGGCCGGACGGGTGAATGCCGGGCCCGTGGGCGTACCGGAGGTGCCGGGCTGCCGGTTGTGAGTTCAGCGGACCAATCGGTCCGTGCACGGCGTCACGTCTGCGAGGCACATCATGGGACGTCACAAGCAGCGCAAGCCGCGCCGCCCACGGCGCGAGAGCGACCAGCAGGCCAAGGAGTGGTTCGGCACCGCGTTCCACTCCTCCGAGGGGATGCAGCACCTGGACGTTCGCCAGTCCGGCAACGGCGTTCTGATCACCTCCTCCCCTGCCGAGATCGATGGCGCTCCCGCCTCGTGGGCGCTGCGTCTGCGCAACGATGACGACGGCCAGGGGCTGAACGACCTGGGCGCGGCCCTCGCTGCCGGGCGAGGTCACGTCCAGGTCGTGTCCGAGGGGCCTGGACACAGGACGGTCCTTGCGTTCATGCCGAACCACCCCGAGGAAGGCGTCGGCACGCTGGCCCGGGTCCGCACCGACGGCGGCCCGGAGGGCGACGTCGTCTTCGAGCGGTCCGCAGAACGGCCGATGGGACTGTGGGCCGAGGCCGGGGAAGGTCTTCTGCGGATCGTGCCGCTGCTCGATCCGGACGCGCCGCCGGCGGACGAACTCGAGGACTGCCAGTTGTGCCCCGGCTGCTACCGCCCCGTCTACGAGAGCTCTTCCTCGCACACCCTGATCGGTGCCGGTCCGATGCCGGTGATCGGGCTGTGCAGACTGTGCGCCGAAGGCGCCACACTTCGCTCGCTGCGCCAGGCCGACGTGCCCATCGACCCTCAACAGCTCGCCGTCCTCGAGACCGTAGCCGCCGCCCTGGTGTAGCCGGGCCGCCAGCCCCGGGCAAGCCCTTCACAAAGGGCTTGCCCGCGTCGCGCGCGGCGTCAGCGGCTGGCGGGCTCGGGGTAGCGACGGCGGCGCCGGTCCGGGTCGTCGACGCCGATCTCGTACCAGGGCTCGCCCCGCTGGAGCCGGGGCAGGGTGTTCACCCACACCGCGACGGCGATGCCCTTCACGTCGTCGGCAAGCGCCTGGAGGCGGTTGTCGAGCAGGTGCTCCTCCTTGCCCGCCAGGACGACGTGCAGCCGCGGGAAGGTCTTCGAGCGGGTGTAGCGGTGGCGCTGCCAGAACGGGAACGTGCCCCCGATCGTGCCGCGGGCGCCTTCCCAGACGCGGTGCCCGGCGTAGCGCTCGTAGTCCCAGACCTCCTTGGCGAGCCGAGCCTGGGACATGGTGCCGTTGTCGAGCTCGAAGAGGCGCACCTCGCTGGTCTTGGTCGGCAACGCGAGGACGGCGTCGGTGTTGAAGCTCAGGCCGGTCTCCTTGATGGCATGGTTGACCTCCACCTGCCAGTCGGTCAAATGCTTGCGGCCGC from the Streptomyces davaonensis JCM 4913 genome contains:
- a CDS encoding aspartyl/asparaginyl beta-hydroxylase domain-containing protein — encoded protein: MATTLPAAVTAAQTGPMRAEVLDQVARLVDLEESTVEQMRAEALGAPTRGVVAYGEYQSGGWWTTSLLNHSGDPHDVVIGDGRPRPTSLLEAMPATARFLDSLGLDFMYVRLARLEPHSYLWEHRDYAELRDTGRHRLHIPLVTNPSAVLVTAGARVHMAAGSLWRLTPSQAHGVCNTTGPDRLHLIADVYADDAYHALATRQHLRDGDTADLPEMTEADRAGLLAQAGQLAELGFTGAAEQTLLRAFYTYALPEGGAYDLIAELHAGRRADADVSRWRAAKAHLLARP
- a CDS encoding orotate phosphoribosyltransferase, which codes for MNPPATAPFAEKIATVAYRPGPYRLPDGGTLDNYFDPYRLAGDPQLLTETAAALAELLPAGTEALAGPALAGVPLVTAVSLHTGLPAAFLRPAPKDHGTWQQIEGADLAGRRTVLLDDTARSGTSLLRSARLLRIGGALVGTAVCVLDRDAGATALLADHHLVLRALVRDPDGAR
- a CDS encoding HAD family hydrolase; amino-acid sequence: MTDTRQAALFDLDGVLLDSANAVRSTLAAVATCALGRRVTPGDLPPGALRRPRIEVLALLDVADPDDACDRWWDGAMSANPVKPFPCVLSGLLALRTQGTATGAVTLQDPDRLRWLLPPTVAELLDVVITRQDTRPKPAPDGLHAALSKLDVPPERAVYVGDSPTDMTAARAAGVVALGAVWGWHPPAALRAAGADHLLPEPASIGPCLMHHLPLIGST
- a CDS encoding nucleotidyltransferase domain-containing protein; protein product: MPTAVLPPAGLTPLEELAHAHRPAQLAVLGDLVQALSATTAVTHLLVRGSLAAGTADRLSDVDLVVAVRDDRLPALMDSLDALMSTTFGTLLPGWRDTIVGNLGGAGFVYLLPNDGHLLQLDLYLCPTSAVGALRRRIGPRLLWQGPGADDTADADTQQRTAQELARAAEAPVDCGHLLVQAMVLHAMLRKRLARGQQYIAYGLLHDLNATCRDVIRTALVPHSRHHGWYHLPDEVGRTATGRECLTELTEALTSPPVPTVAQADDALDRIVRLAQRIAPHATDALANEITAYRAYQHHEEGLA
- a CDS encoding SLOG cluster 4 domain-containing protein: MTRTDHAPDLTVALFAGVVPPDGEEPLAQAAGAALAQAGYALRHGGYNGLMEAAARGAAPHHVPVTAITLADRPDWGALNPFVTTTVYSPTMGDRLHAYLDDADLVVAMGGGVGTLHELTAALYYATTIRSLPVRLLGPTACRLSTFLRAQGWLTESPTRPLGFLRELPDAEALTADLKALAAGRCAS